A genomic stretch from Anaerolinea thermophila UNI-1 includes:
- a CDS encoding histidine phosphatase family protein, translated as MKTPTILLLIRHGETNFVVQGRLPGRLPGVVLTEKGIQQARALSERLAEAPIRAVYASPLERARETARPLAEAKGLPILTAEGLNEVDPGGWAGRTLKSLRRLKAWKALREDPGRFAFPGGESFPEAQVRIVAQIEELRRRHPGEMIACFTHADVVRLAVAHYLLMPLQALHRLAAAPASLSVVVFGEDGEVQVPHVNQVDGLALTPPPEKKPHGTGR; from the coding sequence ATGAAAACACCGACCATCCTGCTGTTGATTCGCCACGGCGAGACTAACTTTGTCGTGCAGGGGCGCCTGCCGGGACGTTTGCCCGGCGTGGTGCTGACCGAAAAGGGCATCCAGCAAGCCCGCGCGCTGAGCGAACGCCTTGCCGAAGCGCCCATCCGCGCGGTGTACGCCAGTCCGCTGGAGCGCGCCCGCGAAACTGCCCGTCCGCTTGCCGAGGCAAAGGGATTGCCCATCCTGACCGCCGAGGGCTTGAACGAGGTGGATCCGGGGGGGTGGGCGGGGCGCACGCTGAAGAGTTTGCGCCGCCTGAAAGCCTGGAAAGCCCTGCGCGAAGACCCAGGTCGGTTTGCCTTTCCAGGGGGCGAGTCTTTCCCGGAAGCCCAGGTGCGCATCGTGGCGCAAATCGAGGAATTGCGCCGGCGGCATCCCGGCGAGATGATTGCCTGCTTCACCCACGCCGATGTGGTGCGTCTGGCGGTGGCGCATTACCTGCTGATGCCTCTGCAAGCCCTGCACCGCCTGGCGGCGGCGCCGGCTTCGCTCAGCGTGGTGGTGTTTGGCGAGGACGGCGAGGTGCAGGTGCCGCACGTCAATCAGGTGGATGGGCTGGCGCTGACGCCCCCGCCGGAGAAGAAGCCCCATGGAACGGGTCGGTGA
- a CDS encoding tetratricopeptide repeat protein, whose translation MTRRKRRANPLRLIVLIAAVGVMLYVNQFVVPNTPPLFVPTPTPTRSPESFLQEARAFAAEGRFTQAEAAYQQALQADPKNITIYLELARLQALYGKYAEAQKNAENAILLNPNSSLAHAIHGWALGLQGEYLPAQAELNKAIEIEPGNGLAYAYLAEVLALQKIEGKDDPTTLEKAIEASRKAVELAPDQMESYRARGYVLEITSNYADAVVAFQQAIALNDNLADLHLALGRNYKAQDIYDKAIEEFNKAIALRPDDPRPYVETALTYLRYGEYAKAAQYAEQAIQQDPTDPFLYGYLGTIHYRTSNYNQAVKFLRLATRGGLSETGATVQGLPLDATSQYLYTRYGISLAYVGECGEALQISQALQQAFPDDQVNLDNAAEIVRICETGGASPTPTP comes from the coding sequence ATGACGCGCCGCAAACGGCGCGCCAACCCGCTCAGGCTTATTGTGCTGATTGCCGCCGTCGGGGTGATGCTGTACGTTAACCAATTCGTCGTGCCCAACACCCCGCCGCTCTTTGTGCCTACCCCCACCCCAACCCGCTCCCCCGAATCCTTCCTGCAGGAAGCCCGCGCCTTTGCCGCCGAGGGACGCTTCACCCAGGCAGAAGCCGCCTACCAGCAAGCCCTGCAGGCTGACCCCAAGAACATCACCATTTACCTGGAACTGGCGCGCCTGCAAGCCCTCTACGGCAAGTATGCCGAGGCTCAGAAGAACGCCGAGAACGCCATCCTGCTCAACCCCAACAGCAGTCTGGCGCACGCCATCCACGGCTGGGCACTGGGTTTGCAGGGTGAATACCTGCCCGCTCAGGCGGAGTTGAATAAAGCCATCGAAATCGAACCCGGCAACGGGCTGGCATACGCTTACCTTGCCGAAGTGCTGGCACTGCAGAAAATTGAAGGCAAGGACGACCCCACCACGCTGGAAAAAGCTATCGAAGCCTCGCGCAAGGCGGTGGAATTGGCGCCCGACCAGATGGAATCCTACCGCGCCCGCGGCTACGTCCTGGAAATCACCAGCAACTACGCCGATGCCGTGGTCGCCTTCCAGCAAGCCATTGCCCTCAACGACAACCTTGCCGACCTGCACCTGGCGCTGGGACGCAACTACAAAGCCCAGGATATCTACGACAAAGCCATCGAGGAATTTAACAAAGCCATCGCCCTGCGCCCCGATGACCCCCGCCCCTATGTGGAGACAGCCCTGACCTACCTGCGCTACGGCGAGTACGCCAAAGCCGCCCAGTATGCCGAACAAGCCATCCAGCAAGACCCCACCGACCCCTTCCTCTATGGCTACCTGGGCACCATTCACTACCGCACGAGCAACTACAACCAGGCGGTGAAGTTCCTGCGTCTGGCAACCCGCGGCGGGCTCTCTGAGACTGGCGCCACCGTCCAGGGATTACCGCTGGATGCCACCAGCCAGTACCTCTATACCCGCTACGGCATCTCGCTGGCATACGTGGGCGAGTGCGGCGAAGCCCTGCAGATTTCGCAGGCGCTTCAGCAAGCCTTCCCCGATGATCAGGTCAACCTGGACAACGCCGCCGAGATTGTGCGCATCTGCGAGACGGGCGGCGCTTCTCCCACCCCCACCCCGTAA
- a CDS encoding AAA family ATPase yields the protein MDLFDHAHQEQMKSEAPLAARLRPRTFDEMVGQEHIIGPGKLLRRAIETDRLFSSIILWGPPGTGKTTLAQLIAQYTQAHFEVISAVLAGVPDLRRVIQEAEERRKLYRRRTILFVDEVHRWNKAQQDALLPHVESGMITLVGATTENPYFEVISALVSRSRIFQLLPLEEHHLSILFDRALSDPERGYGKISVQVDPEARAHLIRVSGGDARNLLNALELAVESTPPDENGVRHITLDVAQESIQRRAVLYDKNGDAHYDTISAFIKSVRGSDPDAALYWLAKMLAAGEDPRFILRRLIILAGEDIGLADPHALQVAVSAAYAFDYIGMPEGIYPIAEATLYLATAPKSNSVGEAYYSALERIQQEGAGPVPVHLMDASRDARGLGHGKGYLYPHDFPDHFVPQQYLPASLQGTIFYNPSDQGYEAQILERLKRWRAWKTAQTEPASHENTDHPAVDSPRRD from the coding sequence ATGGACCTTTTTGACCATGCCCATCAAGAGCAAATGAAGAGCGAAGCCCCGCTGGCGGCGCGTCTGCGCCCGCGCACCTTCGATGAGATGGTAGGGCAGGAACACATCATCGGTCCCGGTAAATTATTGCGCCGCGCCATTGAGACCGACCGTCTGTTCTCATCCATTATTTTGTGGGGACCGCCCGGCACCGGCAAAACCACCCTGGCGCAGTTGATTGCCCAGTACACCCAGGCGCATTTTGAGGTCATCTCGGCGGTGCTGGCGGGCGTGCCCGATTTGCGGCGCGTCATTCAGGAAGCCGAGGAACGCCGCAAACTCTACCGGCGGCGCACCATCCTCTTCGTGGATGAGGTGCACCGCTGGAACAAAGCCCAGCAGGATGCCCTTCTGCCCCACGTGGAAAGCGGCATGATTACGCTGGTGGGGGCAACCACCGAAAACCCCTACTTTGAGGTCATCAGCGCGCTGGTGTCGCGCTCACGCATCTTCCAACTGCTTCCCCTGGAGGAACATCATCTCAGCATCCTCTTCGACCGCGCCCTGAGCGACCCCGAGCGCGGTTACGGCAAAATCAGCGTGCAGGTGGACCCCGAAGCCCGCGCGCATCTCATCCGCGTGTCCGGCGGCGATGCCCGCAACCTGCTCAACGCGCTGGAACTGGCGGTCGAATCCACTCCGCCCGATGAAAACGGCGTGCGCCACATTACGCTGGATGTTGCCCAGGAATCCATCCAGCGGCGCGCTGTGCTGTACGATAAGAACGGCGATGCCCACTACGATACCATCTCGGCGTTCATCAAAAGCGTGCGCGGCTCGGACCCCGATGCCGCGCTCTACTGGCTGGCGAAGATGCTGGCGGCGGGCGAGGACCCGCGCTTCATCCTGCGGCGGCTCATCATCCTGGCGGGCGAGGATATTGGACTGGCAGACCCGCACGCCCTGCAGGTGGCGGTTTCGGCGGCGTATGCCTTCGATTATATCGGCATGCCCGAGGGTATCTACCCGATTGCCGAAGCCACCCTCTACCTTGCCACCGCTCCCAAGAGCAACTCGGTGGGAGAGGCGTACTACAGCGCGCTGGAGCGCATTCAGCAGGAAGGCGCCGGTCCCGTCCCCGTGCATCTCATGGATGCCAGCCGCGACGCCAGGGGGCTGGGGCACGGCAAGGGCTACCTCTACCCGCACGATTTTCCCGATCATTTTGTCCCTCAGCAGTACCTGCCGGCTTCCCTGCAGGGGACGATTTTCTACAACCCTTCCGATCAGGGCTATGAAGCCCAAATTCTTGAACGCCTGAAGCGCTGGCGCGCCTGGAAAACTGCTCAAACGGAGCCTGCTTCGCATGAAAACACCGACCATCCTGCTGTTGATTCGCCACGGCGAGACTAA
- a CDS encoding DUF4914 family protein — MDWTQLGIPEEAKAILKAAPRVISPASEQELVDLACGGRESKFFEVAYEVPGVGRVVEATVARVRNGVAANYPEPYMRRRDPNCLVVGDDLPTDKPRFAERFGEPFEGLRQQTFDWLKSQELIVFAFNAGADEIGLGALVLCPANAGFFALGLAMLQGMLNPAAIPADFHPAAVVYVAPVFRHTHFQGKQVVVHNRLPHVYEMFSYNLYPGPSAKKGVYGMLLSLGEKEGWTTAHCSTVRVITPYDNEITIMHEGASGGGKSEMLEQAHRAPDGRWLLGRNLVTGEERYLQIPRACELRPVTDDMALCHPSIQANHGKLRLKDAERSWFVRVDHIRRYGTDPFLEGLTAQPERPLLFLNIDAVPGARALIWEHIEDAPGKPCPNPRVIIPRAIVPNIIENSVTVDIRSFGVRTPPCTREKPSYGIIGLFHILPPALAWLWRLVAPRGYDNPSIVETEGMSSEGVGSYWPFASGLQVRHANILLDQFAAYRRMRYILVPNQHIGAWKVGFMAEWIAREYLARRGSARFRPEQIRPARCALLGYAMHQMQVEGQQIARWFLQVDTQPEVGEEGYDQGAQMLYEFFQRTLQPFLTEDLDPLGRQIITCALDRGTLQDFEALIPAE; from the coding sequence ATGGACTGGACGCAATTGGGCATTCCGGAGGAGGCAAAAGCCATCCTGAAAGCCGCGCCGCGCGTCATCTCCCCGGCATCGGAACAGGAACTGGTGGATCTGGCGTGCGGCGGGCGCGAGAGCAAGTTTTTCGAGGTGGCATACGAAGTGCCTGGCGTGGGACGCGTGGTGGAAGCCACCGTTGCCCGCGTGCGCAACGGCGTTGCCGCCAATTACCCCGAGCCTTACATGCGCCGACGAGACCCCAACTGCCTGGTGGTGGGCGACGACCTGCCGACCGACAAGCCGCGCTTTGCCGAACGCTTTGGCGAGCCGTTTGAAGGACTGCGCCAGCAGACTTTCGACTGGCTGAAGTCGCAGGAATTAATCGTTTTTGCGTTTAACGCCGGCGCAGATGAGATTGGACTGGGGGCGCTGGTGCTGTGTCCTGCTAACGCCGGCTTCTTTGCCCTGGGGCTTGCCATGTTGCAGGGCATGTTGAACCCTGCCGCCATCCCCGCCGATTTTCATCCCGCGGCGGTGGTGTACGTGGCGCCGGTCTTCCGCCACACCCACTTTCAGGGCAAACAGGTGGTGGTGCATAACCGCCTGCCCCATGTGTACGAGATGTTTTCCTACAACCTCTACCCAGGTCCCAGCGCCAAGAAGGGCGTGTACGGGATGCTCTTGAGTTTGGGAGAAAAAGAAGGCTGGACAACAGCGCACTGTTCAACCGTGCGGGTCATCACCCCCTACGATAACGAGATTACCATCATGCACGAGGGCGCCAGCGGCGGTGGCAAGAGTGAGATGCTGGAGCAAGCTCACCGCGCCCCCGATGGACGCTGGTTGCTGGGGCGCAATCTGGTCACCGGCGAGGAACGCTACCTGCAGATTCCCCGTGCCTGCGAACTGCGTCCGGTCACCGACGATATGGCGCTGTGCCACCCCTCGATTCAAGCCAACCACGGCAAACTGCGCCTGAAAGACGCCGAGCGTTCTTGGTTTGTGCGCGTGGATCACATCCGCCGCTACGGCACCGACCCCTTCCTGGAAGGGCTGACGGCCCAACCCGAACGCCCCCTGCTTTTCCTGAACATTGACGCTGTACCCGGCGCGCGGGCGCTCATCTGGGAGCATATTGAGGACGCTCCCGGCAAACCCTGCCCCAATCCGCGGGTCATCATCCCGCGCGCGATTGTGCCCAATATCATCGAGAACTCGGTGACGGTGGACATCCGCAGTTTTGGGGTGCGCACCCCGCCCTGCACCCGCGAGAAGCCCAGTTACGGCATCATTGGTTTGTTCCACATCCTGCCGCCGGCGCTGGCGTGGTTGTGGCGTCTGGTTGCCCCGCGCGGATACGACAATCCCAGCATTGTGGAAACCGAGGGCATGAGCAGTGAGGGGGTGGGTTCGTACTGGCCCTTTGCCAGCGGTTTGCAGGTGCGCCATGCCAACATCCTGCTGGATCAGTTTGCGGCTTACCGGCGCATGCGTTACATTCTTGTGCCCAACCAGCACATTGGCGCCTGGAAGGTGGGCTTTATGGCAGAGTGGATTGCCCGCGAGTATCTGGCACGGCGCGGGAGCGCGCGCTTCCGCCCGGAGCAAATCCGTCCGGCGCGCTGTGCCCTGCTGGGTTATGCCATGCATCAAATGCAGGTGGAAGGTCAGCAGATTGCCCGCTGGTTCCTGCAGGTGGACACTCAGCCCGAGGTGGGTGAAGAGGGTTACGACCAGGGGGCGCAAATGCTTTATGAGTTCTTCCAGCGCACCCTGCAACCCTTCCTCACCGAAGATCTGGACCCCCTGGGCAGGCAGATTATCACCTGCGCGTTGGACCGCGGCACCCTGCAGGACTTCGAAGCCCTCATCCCGGCGGAGTAG
- a CDS encoding sensor domain-containing diguanylate cyclase: MSEEERHFEMLFEYAPIALMEQDFSAIRQRFEALRAEGVNDLEAFLQNHPEEIDRCMGFIRVVRVNQHTLKMYGVPDRETFLSNLPHFFRDDMRRHFREELLALWQGALTWSGEGINYTLQGNPFDVLLSWRILPGAEETWQEVLVSLEDITARRNAERALEASANRLRGLFENSPISLWEEDYSQIKAIFNDLRSQGVEDLRDYLVEHPEVVTACMQKIRVLEVNRKTLELFGASSVDDLRAHVDRIFRDEMREHFARELVHLWEGELSYEAEGINYTLQGEPLYVHLHLSVYPGSEETFERVLVALEDVTSRHKAEEYLRYLGTHDVMTGLYNRAHFQDEMKRLNEHRSVPVTLLMADLDRLKLVNDTLGHDEGDKLIRCAAEVLKAAFGANDLVARIGGDEFAVLMMNAGEQDGREAIARLETLIRLNNRFYGEPRLSLSMGFSVSQPGENLELAMRRADTEMYRNKREHHHEG, encoded by the coding sequence ATGTCTGAAGAGGAAAGGCATTTTGAAATGTTGTTTGAATACGCCCCCATTGCACTGATGGAACAGGACTTCAGTGCCATTCGCCAGCGCTTTGAGGCTCTGCGCGCCGAGGGAGTCAATGATCTGGAGGCTTTTCTTCAGAACCATCCCGAGGAAATTGACCGCTGTATGGGATTCATCCGTGTCGTGCGTGTTAACCAGCACACCCTGAAAATGTATGGCGTTCCCGATCGGGAAACCTTCCTTTCTAACCTGCCGCATTTCTTCCGCGATGACATGCGCCGCCACTTCCGCGAGGAATTGCTGGCGCTCTGGCAGGGAGCGCTGACGTGGTCCGGCGAGGGCATCAACTACACCCTGCAGGGCAACCCGTTTGATGTACTGCTCTCATGGCGTATCCTGCCCGGCGCGGAAGAAACCTGGCAGGAGGTGCTGGTCAGCCTGGAGGATATCACCGCGCGCCGAAACGCCGAGCGCGCGCTGGAAGCCAGCGCCAACCGTTTGCGCGGTTTGTTTGAAAATTCGCCCATCTCGCTTTGGGAAGAAGATTACAGCCAGATTAAAGCCATCTTTAATGACCTGCGCTCTCAGGGGGTGGAAGACCTGCGGGACTATCTGGTAGAACACCCGGAAGTGGTCACCGCCTGTATGCAGAAAATCCGCGTGCTGGAGGTAAACCGCAAGACGCTGGAACTGTTCGGCGCATCCAGTGTGGATGACCTGCGCGCCCATGTGGATCGCATCTTCCGCGACGAGATGCGCGAGCATTTTGCCCGGGAACTGGTGCATCTGTGGGAAGGGGAATTGTCTTACGAGGCGGAGGGGATTAACTACACCCTGCAAGGCGAGCCGTTGTATGTGCATTTGCACCTGTCGGTGTATCCGGGTTCAGAAGAGACCTTCGAGCGGGTGCTGGTGGCGCTGGAAGACGTCACCAGCCGGCACAAAGCCGAGGAATACCTGCGCTACCTGGGCACGCACGATGTGATGACCGGGCTTTACAACCGCGCCCATTTCCAGGACGAGATGAAACGCCTTAATGAACATCGCAGCGTGCCGGTGACGCTTTTGATGGCCGACCTCGACCGGCTGAAACTGGTCAACGATACCCTGGGTCACGACGAAGGCGATAAACTCATCCGCTGTGCCGCCGAGGTGCTCAAAGCCGCTTTTGGCGCCAACGACCTTGTGGCGCGCATTGGCGGGGACGAGTTTGCCGTGTTGATGATGAACGCCGGCGAACAGGATGGCAGAGAAGCCATTGCCCGTCTGGAAACCCTCATCCGACTGAACAACCGCTTCTACGGTGAACCCCGGCTGAGCCTGTCTATGGGCTTCAGCGTCTCTCAGCCCGGCGAAAACCTGGAACTTGCCATGCGCCGCGCCGATACGGAGATGTACCGCAACAAACGCGAACATCACCACGAGGGGTAA
- a CDS encoding tetratricopeptide repeat protein, with product MAQKYLFRKRSSSNPYTILALTVILLAMVAVLRGLQTQQIEPLFLPTPTPTRTSNSYALEGQTHFQAGNLKGAIEAYQQALQSEPSNARIWMELAQIQTYSYKSLTTREAQRQRLAEAIESANRAVELAPEDSSAYAIRAFVRDWNAGLLESDEERSRLLVEAEQDAQKALLLDKNNVLALAYSAEILNDQQKWDQARQYIQLAVERNPNLMDVWRVQAAILESFGDYQGAIQAYDRAIELAPNLTFLYVQAGVIYRHLGMTQTDKTLSAQYYATALDYFAKAVNKNKQLGIEDPVPYIAIGKVYTQMGEFFVAALNAKKALQIDPYSPDLYGQLGMVYFKARNYETAIPALQCAVEGCSPQVSCEVRECDPASDPPIEIQGIPLEPNDPTTVVYYYTYGSILAGLYRPVGETKDYCDRALNVFDKVRALYAGDSTVMGIVEASESICASFGITRKP from the coding sequence ATGGCGCAAAAGTACCTGTTCCGCAAACGTTCTTCTTCCAACCCCTACACCATCCTGGCGCTTACGGTGATTTTGCTGGCAATGGTGGCGGTCCTGCGCGGCTTGCAGACTCAGCAAATCGAGCCGCTCTTCCTGCCCACCCCCACGCCCACGCGCACATCCAATTCCTACGCCCTGGAAGGGCAAACCCACTTTCAGGCGGGCAACCTCAAGGGCGCCATTGAAGCCTATCAGCAAGCCCTGCAGAGCGAACCCAGCAACGCCCGCATCTGGATGGAACTGGCGCAGATTCAAACCTATTCCTACAAATCCCTGACCACCCGCGAAGCCCAACGCCAGCGCCTCGCCGAGGCAATCGAGTCGGCAAACCGCGCCGTGGAACTGGCGCCCGAAGACAGCAGTGCCTACGCCATCCGCGCCTTTGTGCGCGACTGGAACGCCGGCTTGCTTGAATCGGATGAGGAACGCAGTCGCCTGCTGGTGGAAGCCGAACAGGATGCCCAGAAAGCCCTCTTGCTGGACAAGAACAACGTGCTGGCGCTGGCGTACTCCGCCGAAATCCTCAACGACCAGCAGAAATGGGATCAAGCCCGCCAGTACATTCAACTGGCAGTGGAGCGCAACCCCAATCTGATGGACGTGTGGCGGGTGCAAGCCGCCATCCTCGAATCCTTCGGCGATTATCAGGGCGCTATTCAAGCCTATGACCGCGCCATTGAACTGGCGCCCAACCTGACCTTCCTCTACGTGCAGGCAGGCGTCATCTATCGCCACCTGGGCATGACCCAGACCGATAAAACCCTTTCGGCGCAGTACTACGCCACCGCGCTGGATTACTTTGCCAAGGCGGTCAACAAGAACAAGCAGTTGGGCATCGAAGATCCCGTGCCGTACATCGCCATCGGCAAGGTGTACACGCAGATGGGCGAGTTCTTCGTCGCCGCCCTCAACGCGAAAAAAGCCCTGCAGATTGATCCTTACAGTCCCGACCTGTACGGGCAGTTGGGCATGGTGTACTTCAAAGCCCGCAACTACGAGACCGCCATCCCCGCCCTGCAGTGCGCTGTCGAGGGCTGTTCCCCGCAGGTGTCCTGCGAGGTGCGCGAGTGCGACCCCGCCAGCGATCCGCCCATTGAGATTCAGGGCATCCCCCTTGAACCCAACGACCCTACCACCGTGGTGTACTACTATACCTATGGCTCAATCCTGGCAGGGCTGTACCGTCCCGTGGGCGAGACCAAAGACTACTGCGACCGCGCGCTGAACGTCTTTGACAAGGTGCGCGCCCTCTACGCCGGCGACAGCACGGTGATGGGTATCGTCGAAGCCAGCGAGTCCATCTGCGCCTCTTTTGGCATCACCCGCAAGCCGTAA
- a CDS encoding ABC-F family ATP-binding cassette domain-containing protein: MSLLIANHLSKSYGALDVFRDLNLSIPHGARIGLVGVNGVGKTTLLRILAGEEEPTTGEVQIARNCRVGYLPQRPHFSHQRTLWQECLSAFAPLLQMQEDLQALEARMSAGDHSEETLAQYGKLQEAFERAGGYTYETRIRQTLQGLGFSESDYQRPLNKTSGGQQTRALLARILLSQPDLLLLDEPTNHLDIQAIEWLENTLKEWQGAVLLVSHDRYFLDQVVEQIWEMTPALEIYPGNYTAYLHQREERYRRRMEEYEAQQAFIEKEEEYIRRNIAGQNTAQAKGRLKRLERLLETARLTPPVKPRALRLQLTPAQRSGDLVLRTQGLAVGYPDERRVLFRVPDLTLRRGECAAVIGPNGAGKTTFLKTILGILPPLEGEVVLGASLQVGYFAQAHEGLNPDHTLMEEISAAAPNLLPAQIRDYLARFLFTEDDVFKPVRVLSGGERGRLALAVLALSKANLLLLDEPTNHLDLPSQEILQAVLSDYEGTVLLVSHDRYLIDALATQIWEVRPEARTLRVFEGTYSQYREVLRAEEEARRAQAVTVKPAEKPAPRTTPSRNKERERLKRQQELEAEIQRLEEQLAALSRALETPPPDPAKVHKLGQEYLHLQQTLEQKLHEWLEGEGH, encoded by the coding sequence GTGTCGCTGTTGATTGCCAATCACCTGAGCAAGTCCTACGGGGCGCTGGATGTCTTCCGCGACCTCAATCTGAGCATTCCTCACGGCGCGCGCATCGGGCTGGTGGGCGTCAACGGTGTGGGCAAGACCACCCTCTTGCGCATCCTGGCGGGCGAGGAAGAACCCACCACCGGCGAGGTGCAGATTGCCCGCAACTGCCGGGTGGGCTACCTGCCCCAGCGCCCCCACTTCAGCCATCAGCGCACCCTCTGGCAGGAATGCCTCAGCGCCTTTGCCCCCCTTCTGCAAATGCAGGAAGACCTGCAAGCCCTGGAAGCGCGCATGAGCGCCGGGGACCACAGCGAAGAGACGCTGGCGCAGTACGGCAAACTGCAGGAAGCCTTTGAGCGCGCCGGCGGCTACACCTACGAGACGCGCATCCGCCAGACCCTGCAGGGCTTGGGCTTCAGCGAAAGCGACTATCAGCGCCCGCTCAACAAAACTTCAGGCGGACAGCAAACCCGCGCCCTGCTGGCGCGCATCCTGCTCAGCCAGCCCGACCTGCTTCTGCTGGACGAACCCACCAATCACCTGGATATTCAAGCCATCGAATGGCTGGAGAACACCCTCAAAGAGTGGCAGGGGGCGGTTCTGCTGGTCTCGCACGACCGCTATTTTCTCGATCAGGTGGTCGAGCAAATCTGGGAGATGACCCCGGCGCTGGAAATCTACCCCGGCAATTACACTGCCTACCTGCATCAGCGCGAGGAACGCTACCGCCGCCGCATGGAAGAATACGAAGCCCAGCAAGCCTTCATCGAAAAAGAAGAAGAGTACATCCGCCGCAACATTGCCGGGCAGAACACCGCGCAGGCAAAGGGCAGGCTTAAGCGCCTAGAGCGCTTGCTGGAAACTGCCCGCCTCACCCCACCGGTCAAGCCGCGCGCCCTGCGCCTGCAGTTGACCCCTGCCCAGCGCTCCGGCGATCTGGTTCTGCGCACGCAGGGGCTGGCGGTGGGCTACCCCGACGAACGCCGCGTGCTGTTCCGCGTTCCCGACCTGACCCTGCGGCGCGGCGAGTGTGCCGCCGTCATTGGACCCAACGGCGCGGGCAAGACCACCTTCCTCAAGACCATTCTGGGCATCCTGCCGCCGCTGGAAGGCGAGGTGGTGCTGGGCGCCAGCCTGCAGGTGGGCTACTTTGCCCAGGCACACGAAGGGCTGAATCCCGACCACACCCTCATGGAAGAAATCTCCGCCGCCGCGCCCAACCTGCTCCCGGCGCAGATTCGCGACTATCTGGCGCGCTTCCTCTTCACCGAGGACGATGTCTTCAAGCCGGTGCGGGTGCTTTCCGGCGGCGAGCGCGGCAGGCTGGCGCTGGCGGTGCTGGCGCTTTCCAAAGCCAACCTGCTCCTGCTGGATGAACCCACCAATCACCTGGATTTGCCCTCGCAGGAAATTCTGCAAGCCGTGCTCTCGGACTATGAGGGGACGGTGTTGCTGGTCTCGCACGACCGCTACCTGATTGATGCGCTGGCAACGCAAATCTGGGAGGTGCGCCCCGAAGCGCGCACCCTGCGGGTGTTTGAAGGCACGTACAGCCAGTACCGCGAGGTGCTGCGCGCCGAAGAAGAAGCCCGCCGCGCGCAAGCCGTGACGGTCAAGCCCGCCGAGAAGCCTGCTCCCCGCACCACCCCCTCGCGCAACAAGGAGCGCGAACGCCTGAAGCGCCAGCAGGAACTGGAAGCTGAAATCCAGCGCCTGGAGGAACAACTGGCGGCGCTCAGCCGTGCGCTGGAAACACCCCCGCCCGACCCGGCGAAAGTCCACAAACTGGGGCAGGAGTACCTGCACCTTCAGCAGACCCTCGAGCAAAAATTGCACGAATGGCTGGAGGGTGAGGGTCATTAA